Proteins encoded in a region of the Haloarchaeobius salinus genome:
- a CDS encoding type II secretion system F family protein → MSTEGGIQTPLSEGQTPLPEYEVSQYFPRSREMTAEEMGALREQYGSIRAYFKAHPGRYRDTQRWLNQARIGTTYDVYLTRSVHLALLTGGVGALLGGTLAWLLADAGVLATLDSPLTVGGSVGSFLAANRVLLAGLLLTLVVGGTAAGSTWLFRYYHPQNVVANRERAINVMLPHALTYMYALSHGGMNLISVFESLADSEDTYGEVAAEFDMVVRDMQLFGNDMLTALRNARNLTPSDELEQFLDDFIGLLETGGDVTAFLEDQADNYTEAAKEEQEGFLETLSVLSEVFIVAFVAAPLFLVVTLMVISFLGGSTLAQMAALIYVGLPLGMLGFLLLIDLLSAPYVQPGGVHLEETRERPIDTDDVLDDERFLAYERGKRNERFVAFARDPLAALRSSPPLTLVFTAPAAAAFVAGMVLRGTVTPSVDALLADPVTVTTLLFVLPALIVAMPLSYYHERKRRRENLLAARFPDTLNVLSSANHMGIPLVDALDMVARWSKGSLADEIRVVRNDVRWNHDLTDALLGLGNRLQVPHISRTIKLVAEGGRSSGDMSRILAIAAEDTRARHRIERARHRAMSSYLAIVMIGFLVYLLVIVLIDASFLGAIAEATATTPDDAPTGVGVVGFTNVPLDTYRALFFHSVVVMAVGAGLLAGKLASNDTLSGLKYSIGLTLVALATFVLV, encoded by the coding sequence ATGAGCACCGAGGGCGGCATCCAGACACCGCTCAGCGAGGGACAGACGCCGCTTCCCGAGTACGAGGTCAGCCAGTACTTCCCGCGCTCGCGGGAGATGACGGCCGAGGAGATGGGCGCGCTGCGCGAGCAGTACGGCTCCATCCGTGCGTACTTCAAGGCCCATCCGGGCCGGTACCGCGACACCCAGCGCTGGCTCAACCAGGCGCGCATCGGCACCACGTACGACGTGTACCTCACGCGGAGCGTCCACCTCGCCCTCCTCACGGGCGGCGTGGGGGCGCTCCTCGGCGGGACGCTCGCCTGGTTGCTGGCCGACGCTGGCGTCCTCGCGACACTCGACTCGCCGCTCACCGTCGGGGGGAGCGTCGGGTCGTTCCTCGCGGCCAACCGCGTGCTGTTGGCGGGACTCCTCCTCACGCTCGTCGTAGGTGGGACCGCCGCCGGCTCCACCTGGCTGTTCCGCTACTACCACCCGCAGAACGTCGTCGCGAACCGCGAACGGGCGATCAACGTGATGCTGCCCCACGCGCTCACCTACATGTACGCGCTGAGCCACGGCGGGATGAACCTCATCTCGGTCTTCGAGTCGCTCGCGGACTCCGAGGACACCTACGGCGAGGTCGCCGCGGAGTTCGACATGGTCGTCCGCGACATGCAACTGTTCGGCAACGACATGCTCACCGCGCTGCGCAACGCGCGCAACCTCACGCCGAGCGACGAGCTGGAGCAGTTCCTCGACGACTTCATCGGGCTCCTCGAGACCGGCGGTGACGTGACCGCCTTCCTCGAGGACCAGGCCGACAACTACACCGAGGCCGCAAAGGAGGAACAGGAGGGGTTCCTGGAGACGCTCTCGGTCCTCTCCGAGGTGTTCATCGTCGCGTTCGTGGCGGCACCGCTGTTCCTCGTCGTGACGCTGATGGTCATCAGCTTCCTCGGCGGGTCGACGCTCGCCCAGATGGCCGCGCTCATCTACGTCGGGCTCCCGCTCGGGATGCTCGGCTTCCTGCTGCTGATCGACCTGCTCTCGGCTCCGTACGTCCAGCCCGGCGGCGTCCATCTGGAGGAGACGCGCGAACGGCCCATCGACACCGACGACGTACTGGACGACGAGCGCTTCCTCGCCTACGAACGGGGGAAGCGCAACGAGCGCTTCGTCGCGTTCGCACGTGACCCACTCGCCGCGCTCCGGTCGAGCCCGCCGCTGACGCTCGTGTTCACGGCACCGGCCGCCGCCGCGTTCGTCGCCGGGATGGTGCTCCGCGGAACGGTGACGCCCTCGGTCGACGCGCTGCTGGCCGACCCGGTCACCGTGACGACGCTGCTGTTCGTCCTGCCGGCACTCATCGTCGCGATGCCGCTGTCGTACTACCACGAACGCAAGCGCCGCCGCGAGAACCTGCTCGCCGCGCGCTTCCCGGACACGCTGAACGTCCTCTCCAGTGCGAACCACATGGGCATCCCGCTCGTCGACGCACTGGACATGGTCGCGCGGTGGTCCAAGGGGAGCCTCGCGGACGAGATCCGCGTCGTGCGCAACGACGTTCGCTGGAACCACGACCTCACCGACGCGCTGCTGGGGCTCGGCAACCGGCTGCAGGTGCCCCACATCAGCCGCACCATCAAGCTGGTCGCCGAGGGCGGCCGGTCGTCGGGGGACATGTCCCGGATCCTCGCCATCGCGGCCGAGGACACCAGGGCACGGCATCGCATCGAGCGGGCCCGCCACCGGGCGATGTCCTCGTACCTGGCCATCGTCATGATCGGGTTCCTGGTCTACCTGCTCGTCATCGTGCTCATCGACGCGAGCTTCCTCGGCGCGATCGCCGAGGCGACCGCGACGACGCCGGACGACGCGCCCACCGGGGTCGGCGTCGTCGGCTTCACGAACGTCCCGCTCGACACGTACCGCGCGCTGTTCTTCCACTCGGTCGTCGTCATGGCGGTCGGGGCAGGACTGCTCGCCGGCAAACTCGCGTCGAACGACACGCTGTCCGGTCTCAAGTACAGCATCGGCCTGACGTTGGTCGCACTCGCGACCTTCGTCCTGGTCTGA
- a CDS encoding Ig-like domain-containing protein, with translation MNYRHNTNTLRGNDRGVSPVLGGILVFGLVLALLVLAQVSLVPALNQQTEFEHNQRLVDDATEFQGSAYRVATSGGTESVEVGTGVRYQPMAFLVTPAAANGRVYTETGEIVVSGATGVDRETQDYWDGSDWTTSTRTIVFDPAYREYTTAPQTRYEGTMVVNDFGDTTLLVDEGRLVDGRRITLLTVDGEVYEESTRSVVLSLRAVSRSTQTVELYNETDPISITVPSSLSPEQWESDVLADQISGGSSDDRHVIGVTAGPTNGTVTIELEGNVTYEFAMASLGVGTGYDTAPDPAYMTVVEQGDATLRPGERTTVTFEVRDVFNNPVGGVPVSTTASGVGLELDEASTVTTGADGRATFVYRANRDGQTTVSAGFGSGPAETASKSVLVVDPDARGDPDDSVGGVINPDTQFGSFSLRDAERFGSGHTVELTFDNDGVDRTLTHARVNLYMQGRPGNNNPRPVTATLLEDSGSTTLADLDVGGQFVNLPSSVQPTFDADSTVTLRMEFFTDAGRTTSYSGANSDDFFVLALTFDDGSTTVYFVPSYT, from the coding sequence ATGAACTACAGACACAACACCAACACACTCAGGGGGAACGACCGTGGCGTCTCGCCGGTCCTCGGAGGCATCCTCGTCTTCGGGCTGGTGCTCGCCCTGCTCGTGCTCGCGCAGGTCAGCCTCGTACCGGCGCTGAACCAACAGACCGAGTTCGAACACAACCAGCGGCTCGTCGACGACGCGACCGAGTTCCAGGGGAGCGCGTACCGCGTCGCCACCAGCGGCGGCACCGAGTCCGTCGAGGTCGGCACCGGCGTCCGCTACCAGCCCATGGCCTTCCTCGTGACGCCCGCGGCCGCCAACGGCCGGGTGTACACCGAAACGGGAGAGATCGTCGTGAGCGGCGCGACCGGCGTCGACCGTGAGACCCAAGATTACTGGGATGGTAGCGACTGGACCACGTCCACTCGCACCATCGTCTTCGATCCGGCCTACCGTGAGTACACGACCGCACCGCAGACCCGCTACGAGGGGACCATGGTCGTCAACGATTTCGGTGACACCACCCTGCTCGTCGACGAGGGTCGGCTCGTCGACGGCCGGCGGATCACGCTCCTGACCGTCGACGGCGAGGTCTACGAGGAGAGTACTCGGTCCGTCGTTCTGTCGCTCCGTGCAGTGAGCAGATCGACGCAGACTGTCGAGCTATACAATGAGACGGACCCGATATCCATCACTGTACCCAGCTCGCTCTCACCCGAGCAGTGGGAGAGCGACGTGCTTGCCGACCAGATATCGGGCGGTAGCTCTGACGACCGCCACGTCATTGGCGTCACCGCCGGGCCGACGAATGGCACCGTCACCATCGAGCTCGAGGGCAACGTAACCTACGAGTTCGCGATGGCGAGTCTGGGCGTCGGGACTGGCTACGACACGGCACCCGACCCAGCCTACATGACGGTTGTCGAGCAGGGTGATGCGACGCTCCGCCCGGGCGAGCGGACGACCGTCACGTTCGAGGTTCGTGATGTGTTCAATAACCCCGTCGGTGGCGTCCCTGTCTCGACGACCGCGTCCGGAGTCGGACTCGAACTGGACGAGGCCAGCACCGTCACGACCGGTGCGGACGGCCGTGCCACGTTCGTCTACCGGGCGAACCGTGACGGGCAGACCACCGTGAGCGCCGGCTTCGGCTCCGGTCCTGCTGAAACCGCCTCTAAGAGCGTCTTGGTCGTCGACCCCGACGCTCGCGGCGACCCCGACGACAGCGTCGGTGGCGTCATCAACCCCGATACGCAGTTCGGGAGCTTCTCGCTCCGCGACGCGGAGCGGTTCGGGAGCGGCCACACTGTCGAGTTGACGTTCGACAACGACGGCGTCGACCGGACGCTCACCCACGCCCGCGTGAACCTCTACATGCAGGGTCGGCCCGGGAACAACAACCCGCGGCCTGTGACCGCGACGCTGCTCGAAGACAGTGGCTCGACCACTCTCGCCGACCTCGACGTCGGTGGGCAGTTCGTCAACCTGCCGTCGTCCGTCCAGCCGACCTTCGACGCGGACTCGACTGTGACGCTTCGCATGGAGTTCTTCACGGACGCGGGCCGGACGACGTCGTACTCGGGCGCGAACTCGGACGACTTCTTCGTCCTCGCGCTCACGTTCGACGACGGTTCGACCACGGTGTACTTCGTGCCGTCGTACACGTGA
- a CDS encoding NAD(P)/FAD-dependent oxidoreductase translates to MTRHIAVVGAGAAGVGVADACRDTPTEVTLFDKASGISGRAATRRKNGCRYDHGANYINPGGDAWVDGFLDDLGSDGLVDIELPVWTHDADGGIAEGRGDGGPKWTYARGITQFAKRVRTRAAATVHTETRIESFARESDGWTLTDTDGESHGPFDAVVLTPPAPQTADLLAATEWSDERLDRLHAAVDAVGFRTIRAVLLHYPFELDRPWYALVNPDREHPVGWLSREECKPEHVPDGESLLVVQMAPDWSVEHYDEPLDSAADAVASLVATLLDDVRLTEPDWVDDQGWRYALPESSIDAADARCAEDAGLYVAGDWVAGEGRVHVAFENGRTVGRRVAGQE, encoded by the coding sequence GCCAGCGGCATCTCCGGGCGTGCCGCGACCCGCCGAAAGAACGGCTGTCGGTACGACCACGGCGCGAACTACATCAACCCCGGCGGCGACGCCTGGGTGGACGGGTTCCTCGACGACCTCGGGAGCGACGGCCTCGTCGACATCGAGCTGCCGGTGTGGACACACGACGCCGACGGTGGAATCGCCGAGGGGCGCGGCGACGGGGGACCGAAGTGGACCTACGCGCGGGGGATCACGCAGTTCGCGAAGCGGGTCAGGACGCGGGCAGCGGCGACCGTCCACACCGAAACGAGAATCGAATCCTTCGCCCGCGAGAGCGACGGCTGGACGCTGACCGACACCGACGGTGAGTCCCACGGCCCGTTCGACGCCGTGGTGCTGACGCCGCCCGCCCCGCAGACCGCCGACCTGCTCGCGGCCACCGAGTGGAGCGACGAGCGGCTGGACCGCCTCCACGCCGCCGTCGACGCCGTGGGGTTCCGGACCATCCGGGCGGTGCTCCTGCACTACCCGTTCGAGCTCGACCGACCGTGGTACGCGCTCGTGAACCCCGACCGCGAGCACCCCGTCGGCTGGCTCTCGCGCGAGGAGTGCAAGCCCGAGCACGTCCCCGACGGTGAGAGCCTGCTCGTCGTCCAGATGGCCCCGGACTGGTCCGTCGAACACTACGACGAGCCGCTGGACTCGGCCGCCGACGCGGTGGCGTCGCTCGTCGCGACGCTTCTCGACGACGTCCGACTGACGGAGCCGGACTGGGTCGACGACCAGGGCTGGCGCTACGCGCTCCCGGAATCGAGCATCGACGCCGCCGACGCCCGCTGTGCCGAGGACGCCGGGCTCTACGTCGCGGGCGACTGGGTCGCCGGCGAGGGCCGTGTCCACGTCGCCTTCGAGAACGGACGGACCGTCGGCAGGAGGGTGGCCGGGCAGGAGTAA